The Algoriphagus sp. TR-M9 genome has a window encoding:
- a CDS encoding translocation/assembly module TamB domain-containing protein, translating into MKILGITIAVILVIVGALILFIRSPWGQGIIVDKATSYVSDKTGTEVSIERLFITFSGNIYLEELYLEDTKGDTLVYSKNLEAGVAFGPLLTTGNISVTKLDWEGLVARVSRSAETEQFNFDFLIEAFASQAADSTQTVAADTTASDPMTIKLSPISLRDFDITYLDEVMGIDASILLGELDLTIPGLDLEEYEFDIKEVALKNTKIKYHQTKPFPPAEESTEETPMPIVNVDELTLSNVSADYVSEPDQQKAEVQIGNLLVELRKADLRTQSIELTTIALNKSSILFHDFSTDTPVESSESTSESAPFAWPDWIVEAEKIDIDSTNIEYKSADVAVQKGSFNPEAFVISNLRFDAEDLFLKDEEVGASLQEFNFQEGSGFALKEFQFELEAGNDSAELDNLLLATNRSTLVAEIQLEYPSIQALIDDYESLKFDLEVHESKLDVRDSYFFDPTLAQDTLIRELAKDPILLDLIARGDLKDIDIPSLNLHWGESDFSANGMVKNPMDVDLLSFNFPEINLLTNRETLLKFAKEEDYGVKFPEQIDLQANASGMLDELLADLDLQTDMGNILLAGTYQNDGQLAFDADLKVNQLQLGNLLKQPELDTLTFEIIAKGSGSDLNNLNAELSSTFERLRLYGSDYSGLKLKGKLVDGAGDLEAGLDSEFLDFKMLAQLDLDSINSIINLNLDLEGADFYALGLTANSSRARLKLDADFEGNFTEFDLKTLLHEGTILYDGKNYPLGNITAEASVREDSTSLDIASKVINGFVRTNTNPSDLTAALTAHFSHYLDKLDSASQIGDGDIVMNMDLKVSSDPLLSEVLLQGLEQFDSAKIQADYFQEIDSLTATIEFPYVNYAGTEVDSLGLRIRSNENIFRLYFGFAQLTSGPVNMDETFLTGQLADSRLYFDFHSYEGAERNYHLSSDIGLDGDTLSYHVSSIDLILKGQQWTIPENNFVKYSGESLEFKDFTFGNGNQEISFANNVEGFTDENIAMLFENFRLSTFTSLLNPEEVVAGGRMDGRLVVENPFGATGIMGDLKVDSLKVLAVPLGNLSLEATAKNLGDYILKLQLRDDGVELDLDGSYVAKDTGGEFDLQIELNRFEMDKIGALSGDQIRDASGYLSGTINAKGTTNDPQYKGTLKFQEASFIPAQLSTKYLLSSEEIALDNAGIYLDDFTVRDEEGNTFIVDGTVFTESYINPSFDLQMTADNFMVINSTDEDADLFYGRGTIDADVSIQGDLTLPIVNAKLNVKENTDLTVIIPESQADLVERQGVVVFVNKANPDDILTRQLEETTDVFSGYDISAILSTDPGAVFTIVIDEASGDNLAISGDSNLSLDIDPNGRITLSGSYEVNDGHYEMSLYNLVSRRFELANGGRITWNGDPMDATMDLQAVYRVDASPAELMSSQLSGTSDESRAQYNQKLDFIVYLNVDGELLRPEISFTLDMPENERGAFGGNVYSRVMQINEQQDELNKQVFSLLVLNRFFPSTGSDGASGGAEAIARNSVSQILSDQLNALSSKLFGDTGLSVGFDVDSYQGYQGDGPQNRTELNINAQQRLFNDRLVVQVGSQVDLEGAPASEQNTANSILANISFEYMLTEDGRWRIRAFRKNQFESIIDGQLIVTGGGLIFNREFNYFRNLWKPADTSDQSNPIDELKESKESKKEQKKQEKEERRKAKATKNQEENED; encoded by the coding sequence TTGAAGATTCTGGGTATTACGATAGCCGTAATTTTGGTAATCGTAGGTGCCTTGATTCTATTTATCCGCAGCCCTTGGGGTCAGGGGATAATTGTGGACAAAGCGACCTCCTACGTTTCTGACAAAACAGGCACTGAAGTATCCATAGAGCGCCTTTTCATCACTTTTTCGGGAAATATTTATCTGGAAGAATTATACCTGGAAGACACCAAAGGAGACACCTTGGTTTACTCAAAAAACCTGGAAGCGGGAGTGGCTTTTGGCCCACTACTGACCACTGGAAATATCTCTGTCACCAAGCTAGATTGGGAAGGCTTGGTAGCCCGCGTGAGCAGAAGCGCAGAAACTGAGCAATTCAACTTTGACTTTTTGATTGAGGCATTCGCTTCCCAAGCTGCGGATTCTACACAAACTGTAGCAGCAGATACTACCGCTTCCGATCCTATGACAATCAAACTTTCTCCCATCTCACTTCGCGATTTTGACATCACTTATTTGGATGAAGTCATGGGGATAGACGCGTCCATTTTACTGGGTGAATTGGACCTCACTATTCCGGGATTGGATTTGGAGGAATATGAATTTGACATCAAAGAGGTAGCTCTGAAGAACACTAAAATCAAATACCATCAAACCAAGCCCTTTCCTCCTGCTGAAGAATCTACAGAAGAGACTCCAATGCCCATCGTGAACGTGGATGAACTTACGCTCAGCAATGTATCTGCGGACTATGTCAGTGAACCTGATCAACAGAAAGCGGAGGTTCAGATTGGGAATTTATTGGTTGAACTTCGAAAAGCAGACCTGCGGACACAGAGCATTGAGCTTACCACTATTGCCTTGAATAAATCTTCGATTCTTTTCCATGACTTTTCCACAGATACTCCAGTTGAAAGTTCAGAAAGCACATCCGAATCAGCTCCATTCGCCTGGCCAGATTGGATCGTTGAAGCTGAGAAAATTGATATAGACTCCACAAACATCGAATACAAATCAGCAGATGTAGCTGTGCAAAAAGGCAGCTTTAATCCTGAAGCATTTGTTATCTCCAACCTGAGATTTGATGCTGAAGATTTGTTTCTGAAAGATGAAGAAGTGGGAGCAAGTCTGCAGGAATTCAATTTCCAGGAAGGCAGCGGATTTGCGTTGAAAGAATTTCAATTTGAGCTGGAAGCAGGCAATGACTCCGCTGAGTTGGACAACTTACTACTCGCCACTAACAGAAGTACGCTGGTTGCCGAAATCCAATTAGAATACCCTTCTATTCAAGCACTGATAGATGATTACGAAAGCCTGAAGTTTGACTTGGAAGTCCATGAATCCAAATTAGATGTGCGTGACAGCTACTTCTTCGATCCCACATTAGCACAGGACACGTTGATCAGAGAACTGGCCAAGGATCCTATTTTGCTGGATCTGATTGCCCGCGGAGATTTGAAAGACATTGATATTCCAAGTTTAAACCTCCATTGGGGTGAAAGTGATTTCTCTGCAAATGGAATGGTAAAAAACCCGATGGACGTTGACCTACTTTCTTTTAACTTTCCGGAAATCAACTTGCTCACTAATCGAGAAACCCTACTGAAATTCGCAAAAGAAGAGGATTACGGGGTAAAGTTTCCTGAACAAATAGACCTGCAAGCAAATGCTAGTGGAATGCTGGATGAACTCCTCGCTGACCTGGATTTACAGACCGATATGGGTAATATCCTGTTAGCTGGCACCTACCAAAACGATGGACAACTAGCCTTCGACGCAGATCTAAAAGTCAACCAACTTCAGCTTGGCAACCTTCTCAAGCAACCTGAACTCGATACTTTAACTTTTGAAATCATCGCTAAAGGTTCTGGCTCGGATCTGAATAACCTGAACGCAGAACTCTCCTCCACTTTTGAGCGACTTCGCCTGTATGGATCTGATTATTCAGGTTTGAAGCTGAAAGGTAAACTGGTAGATGGAGCGGGAGATTTAGAGGCAGGTTTGGACTCTGAATTTCTGGATTTCAAAATGCTGGCCCAACTAGACCTGGATTCAATCAACTCTATCATCAATCTCAATCTTGATTTGGAAGGAGCGGATTTTTATGCCCTCGGCCTCACGGCAAACAGCTCTCGCGCCAGGTTAAAATTGGATGCAGATTTTGAGGGCAACTTCACAGAATTTGATCTTAAGACTTTACTTCATGAAGGGACCATCCTGTATGATGGCAAAAATTACCCATTGGGAAATATCACTGCTGAGGCCAGTGTACGTGAGGATTCTACCAGTCTGGACATTGCCAGCAAGGTGATCAATGGATTTGTCCGGACCAATACCAATCCAAGCGATCTCACAGCAGCGTTGACTGCTCATTTCAGTCATTACCTGGATAAACTGGATTCTGCATCACAAATCGGAGATGGAGATATTGTCATGAATATGGACCTAAAGGTATCCAGCGATCCTTTGCTCAGCGAGGTTTTGCTCCAAGGTCTTGAACAGTTTGACAGTGCCAAAATTCAAGCAGACTATTTCCAGGAGATCGATTCGCTCACGGCTACTATAGAATTTCCTTATGTGAACTATGCCGGTACAGAAGTGGATAGTCTGGGATTAAGGATCCGCTCCAATGAGAACATTTTTAGACTCTATTTTGGATTTGCGCAATTGACATCAGGGCCAGTGAATATGGACGAGACTTTCTTGACCGGGCAACTGGCAGATTCAAGACTTTACTTTGATTTTCATTCTTACGAAGGAGCAGAGAGAAACTACCACCTGTCCTCTGACATAGGTCTGGATGGAGATACACTCAGCTATCATGTCTCTTCCATAGACCTGATTTTAAAAGGACAGCAGTGGACCATTCCAGAAAATAACTTCGTGAAATATTCTGGAGAAAGTCTGGAATTCAAAGATTTCACCTTTGGCAATGGCAATCAGGAAATTTCATTTGCAAATAATGTAGAAGGCTTCACCGATGAAAACATTGCCATGCTTTTCGAAAACTTTCGGCTTTCTACTTTTACCAGTTTACTCAACCCTGAGGAGGTGGTAGCCGGAGGTAGAATGGACGGAAGGCTAGTGGTCGAGAACCCATTCGGCGCCACAGGTATTATGGGTGATCTGAAAGTGGACAGCCTGAAAGTCTTGGCAGTACCGCTGGGTAATTTGAGTTTGGAAGCTACCGCAAAAAACCTAGGGGATTATATTCTAAAGCTACAGCTAAGAGATGACGGAGTGGAACTGGATCTGGATGGCAGTTATGTAGCCAAGGATACTGGCGGCGAATTCGACCTGCAAATAGAGCTAAACCGATTCGAAATGGATAAAATCGGAGCTTTATCCGGGGATCAAATCCGGGATGCCAGCGGTTATCTATCTGGGACGATCAATGCCAAAGGAACCACAAATGACCCGCAATACAAAGGCACGCTCAAGTTCCAGGAAGCATCCTTTATCCCAGCTCAGCTCAGCACCAAATACCTACTTTCCAGCGAAGAGATAGCCTTGGATAACGCCGGTATATACCTGGACGATTTCACGGTACGGGACGAAGAAGGAAATACATTTATAGTAGATGGTACTGTTTTCACGGAAAGCTATATCAATCCTTCTTTTGACCTGCAAATGACTGCGGATAACTTCATGGTGATCAATTCCACCGATGAGGATGCCGATTTGTTTTACGGCAGAGGCACCATAGATGCAGATGTCAGTATCCAGGGAGACCTTACCCTTCCTATAGTAAATGCCAAACTCAACGTCAAAGAAAATACTGACCTCACTGTGATCATCCCGGAATCTCAGGCTGACTTGGTAGAGCGACAAGGGGTGGTGGTCTTTGTTAATAAAGCTAATCCGGACGATATATTGACCCGACAATTAGAGGAAACTACGGACGTTTTTTCTGGATATGACATTTCAGCTATTCTGAGCACAGATCCCGGAGCGGTATTTACGATTGTAATAGATGAAGCCTCTGGAGACAATTTGGCCATTTCCGGTGATTCTAATCTTTCCTTAGATATAGACCCTAATGGTAGGATCACGCTGAGTGGTTCCTATGAGGTAAATGATGGGCATTACGAAATGTCACTTTACAATCTCGTAAGCAGGAGATTTGAGCTCGCAAATGGAGGCAGAATCACCTGGAACGGTGACCCCATGGATGCCACTATGGATCTTCAGGCAGTCTATCGAGTAGATGCTTCTCCGGCGGAGTTGATGTCTTCACAGCTCTCAGGCACCAGCGATGAATCAAGAGCCCAATACAATCAAAAACTTGATTTCATCGTCTATCTCAATGTAGATGGGGAGCTACTTCGCCCTGAAATCTCATTTACCCTGGACATGCCGGAAAATGAAAGAGGAGCCTTTGGGGGCAATGTGTACTCTAGAGTGATGCAGATCAATGAACAACAGGACGAACTCAACAAGCAGGTTTTCTCCCTGTTGGTCCTAAATCGTTTTTTCCCATCCACAGGAAGTGACGGTGCATCCGGAGGTGCTGAAGCCATAGCTAGAAACAGTGTGAGCCAGATTCTTTCCGATCAATTAAACGCACTTTCCAGTAAACTTTTCGGTGATACCGGGCTATCTGTGGGATTTGATGTGGACAGCTATCAGGGCTACCAGGGAGACGGCCCTCAAAACAGAACCGAACTGAACATCAACGCCCAGCAGCGACTCTTCAATGACAGACTGGTGGTGCAGGTCGGTAGTCAAGTGGACCTGGAGGGCGCCCCGGCAAGTGAGCAGAATACCGCAAACTCCATCTTGGCAAACATCAGTTTTGAATACATGCTCACCGAGGACGGAAGGTGGAGAATTCGTGCCTTCCGTAAAAACCAGTTCGAAAGTATCATCGACGGTCAACTGATTGTCACTGGCGGAGGATTAATCTTCAATCGGGAATTCAATTACTTCAGAAACCTGTGGAAGCCAGCAGACACCTCAGATCAAAGCAACCCCATAGATGAGCTAAAAGAAAGTAAGGAAAGTAAAAAAGAGCAGAAGAAACAGGAAAAAGAAGAGAGAAGAAAAGCAAAGGCAACTAAAAATCAGGAAGAAAATGAAGATTAA
- the tamL gene encoding translocation and assembly module lipoprotein TamL: MKIKLHTIFIAFVLSVAVSCSVKKYIPEDEFLYTGADLELKTEAEVEDLEAIEEELEGLLRPAPNSKILGMYLGLWAHYKGTQENPGFINRFLNKKIGQEPVYFSQVDPGRTEELLINRLENRGFFYSTSSSEVIRSDQSAKVQYVAEFGEPYTLSEFKLERDSLQIEHEIAGLLEETLIKENSRFDLNTLNQERNRLDSALKEKGYFNFNNDFLIFEADTNLSDSLRKFNLYLRLKQNVPANGIIPYQIDEINVYPNYSINEDGEKLDTTVIAEKNFIQGNEVFRPTLLNEYILLEKDQLYSPQKSRLTSNRLSSIGTYKFVNVRYEEQDSSGTQGHLKTDIYLSPMTKRSVRAELLGVSKSNNFAGPALNLTYRNRNLFQGGETFNLTTRFGYEFQVAGGDRSGLESFEVGLNGDLIFPRVIFFVPIREKFSYAVPKTKIGLGLEYLSRGGLYRLNSFSANYGYFWNPNPFVYHEINPISLNVVNLTRTSPEFEEILDANPFLRRSFEQNFIAGINYTFHYNKLQDKYRKHAIFAGTTIDLAGNTLNLINSISGSDNGEFLGLEYAQYAKADLDFRYYFRPNEQHTIATRLYMGAGFPFGNSVSLPYVKQYFSGGPNSVRAFRIRSIGPGTYRPEGFDNSSFFDQSGDIRFEGNIEYRFPIVSFLKGALFMDAGNIWLMNENEALPGGKFTKNWYKELAIGTGIGLRVDIQFFVIRFDFATPLRYPYLEEGERWANNFDIGSKTWRRDNLIFNFAIGYPF, translated from the coding sequence ATGAAGATTAAGCTACATACCATTTTTATAGCTTTTGTGCTTTCTGTTGCTGTAAGCTGCAGCGTTAAGAAGTACATTCCTGAAGATGAATTTCTCTATACCGGAGCAGACCTGGAATTGAAAACTGAGGCTGAGGTGGAGGATCTAGAAGCAATAGAAGAAGAACTGGAAGGACTGCTCAGACCTGCGCCAAACAGCAAGATTCTCGGCATGTATCTAGGCCTTTGGGCTCATTATAAAGGCACCCAAGAAAACCCGGGCTTTATCAATCGTTTTTTGAACAAGAAAATCGGGCAGGAACCTGTCTATTTCAGTCAAGTCGACCCGGGCAGAACCGAAGAATTGCTCATCAACAGACTGGAGAACAGAGGCTTTTTCTACAGCACATCCAGCTCCGAGGTGATTCGCAGTGACCAGTCCGCCAAAGTCCAATATGTGGCAGAATTTGGTGAACCCTATACCCTATCTGAGTTTAAACTAGAAAGAGATTCATTGCAGATCGAGCATGAAATCGCCGGCTTGCTAGAAGAGACACTGATTAAAGAAAACAGTAGGTTTGATTTGAATACACTTAACCAAGAGCGGAATAGACTCGATTCCGCGCTGAAGGAAAAAGGATATTTCAATTTCAACAATGACTTCTTGATTTTCGAAGCAGACACCAACCTATCTGATTCCCTGCGGAAATTCAACCTCTACCTGAGACTGAAACAAAATGTACCTGCAAATGGAATCATCCCCTATCAAATCGATGAAATCAATGTTTATCCCAATTACTCCATCAATGAAGATGGAGAAAAACTAGATACTACAGTAATCGCCGAAAAGAATTTCATTCAGGGAAATGAGGTATTCCGCCCTACCCTACTGAATGAATATATTCTTTTAGAGAAAGACCAACTCTACAGTCCGCAGAAGTCTCGACTGACCAGCAATCGCCTCAGTTCCATTGGGACTTACAAGTTTGTGAACGTTCGCTATGAAGAGCAGGATAGCAGCGGGACTCAGGGGCATTTGAAAACCGATATTTACCTATCCCCTATGACTAAGCGATCAGTGCGGGCAGAGCTTCTAGGGGTTTCCAAATCAAATAACTTTGCCGGGCCTGCATTGAATTTGACCTATAGAAACAGGAATCTTTTTCAAGGAGGGGAAACCTTCAACCTTACCACTAGGTTTGGTTATGAGTTTCAAGTAGCCGGAGGTGATCGTTCCGGTCTGGAGTCTTTCGAGGTAGGTCTGAATGGGGATTTGATTTTCCCTAGAGTGATTTTCTTTGTTCCAATCCGGGAAAAATTCAGCTACGCAGTGCCTAAAACCAAAATAGGACTCGGCCTGGAATACCTCAGCAGAGGTGGACTATACAGGCTCAATTCATTTTCGGCAAACTATGGTTACTTCTGGAACCCCAATCCCTTCGTCTATCATGAGATAAATCCGATCAGCCTGAATGTGGTGAACCTGACTCGAACCTCTCCTGAATTTGAAGAGATTCTGGACGCCAATCCCTTTCTGAGACGAAGCTTTGAGCAAAATTTCATAGCGGGAATTAACTACACCTTTCACTACAATAAGCTCCAGGACAAATACAGAAAGCACGCGATATTCGCCGGTACCACCATAGACCTGGCAGGAAACACCCTTAACTTGATCAATTCGATTTCCGGGTCAGACAATGGGGAATTTCTCGGGCTGGAGTACGCGCAGTACGCCAAGGCAGACTTGGATTTCAGGTATTATTTTCGGCCCAATGAGCAGCACACCATAGCCACCCGGCTCTACATGGGCGCCGGTTTTCCATTTGGCAATTCAGTGTCACTCCCTTATGTAAAGCAGTATTTTTCCGGTGGTCCCAATAGCGTGCGGGCATTCCGGATCCGCTCCATAGGACCGGGTACCTACAGACCAGAAGGGTTCGATAACAGTTCATTCTTTGACCAATCAGGTGACATCAGGTTTGAAGGGAATATCGAATACAGATTTCCCATTGTTTCATTTCTGAAAGGCGCATTATTTATGGATGCGGGAAACATCTGGCTGATGAATGAAAACGAGGCATTGCCAGGAGGAAAATTCACCAAAAACTGGTACAAGGAGCTCGCCATAGGGACCGGTATAGGACTGCGGGTGGACATACAATTCTTTGTAATCCGCTTTGACTTTGCCACACCGCTCAGGTATCCCTATTTGGAGGAAGGTGAGCGCTGGGCAAACAACTTTGATATAGGCAGCAAAACCTGGCGTCGAGACAATCTGATTTTCAATTTTGCCATCGGGTATCCGTTCTAA
- a CDS encoding DinB family protein — protein MNNDFHIWENNRNIYLKFLIHNSLEELNKVPKGFNNNLLWNIGHVIAVQQRLVYGLAHVPLKISDDLFQKYKPGTKPEIPEPEETVELFKELLIKTIAETKADFGSGKLDHYTPYTTSKGFHLSSAAEAITFNNYHEALHLGTMVSLLKFIK, from the coding sequence ATGAATAACGACTTTCACATCTGGGAAAATAACCGCAACATTTACCTGAAATTTCTCATTCACAACTCACTGGAGGAGCTCAACAAAGTTCCCAAAGGCTTCAACAACAACCTACTCTGGAACATAGGACATGTCATCGCAGTCCAACAGCGCTTGGTATATGGATTGGCACATGTTCCTTTGAAGATTTCAGATGATCTCTTTCAAAAATACAAGCCCGGAACCAAACCAGAAATCCCGGAACCTGAAGAAACTGTGGAGCTTTTCAAAGAACTATTGATCAAAACCATAGCAGAAACTAAAGCCGACTTTGGATCTGGAAAACTGGACCATTACACCCCCTATACGACTTCCAAGGGATTCCATCTCTCCAGTGCGGCAGAGGCCATCACTTTTAACAACTATCATGAAGCACTGCATCTGGGCACCATGGTCAGTCTGTTGAAGTTTATCAAATAA
- a CDS encoding VOC family protein — MNRLYFLAIALSASFSLGFFVHSFFIPEDTSQLELKPVENMKLGAFSVSLNVQNLEESKAFYEALGFEVFGGAMESKYLIMKNENSLIGLFQGMFEGNILTFNPGWDENAQETPQFDDIRKIQQHLQSQNLEIINPADKDSEGPASFMLKDPDGNMILVDQHR, encoded by the coding sequence ATGAACAGGCTTTACTTCCTCGCCATTGCCCTTTCAGCTTCCTTTAGTCTGGGCTTTTTTGTACATTCTTTTTTTATCCCCGAGGATACATCTCAACTAGAACTTAAACCAGTAGAAAACATGAAACTTGGAGCATTTTCAGTCAGTCTAAACGTCCAAAACCTGGAAGAATCAAAAGCTTTCTATGAGGCATTGGGCTTTGAAGTATTTGGTGGAGCGATGGAAAGCAAGTATCTAATTATGAAAAATGAGAATTCATTGATCGGGCTATTCCAGGGAATGTTTGAGGGAAATATCCTGACCTTTAACCCTGGATGGGACGAGAACGCCCAAGAGACCCCACAGTTCGATGACATCCGAAAAATCCAGCAACACCTGCAATCCCAAAACTTAGAAATCATAAACCCGGCTGATAAAGACTCAGAAGGGCCAGCTAGTTTTATGCTAAAAGACCCTGACGGAAACATGATCTTAGTAGATCAGCACAGGTAA
- a CDS encoding class I SAM-dependent methyltransferase: MNKSSTAEIRERFDKDVERFSNLDTGQVATIDAKISLELITEAAKRIVPHAKSILDIGCGAGNYSLMMLRKVPNLDCALVDLSGKMLEKAMERVSAETSGNVSIFQSDIREVLLPTASFDIILAGAVLHHLRDDEDWESTFAKLYSLLKPGGCLMISDLITQDTDLLNAYTWERYGDYLEGIGGKEYREKVLAYVAKEDSPRSMNYQLDLMKKVGFSKVEILHKNMCFGAFGGIK; this comes from the coding sequence ATGAACAAATCGAGTACAGCAGAAATCCGGGAACGGTTTGACAAAGACGTGGAGCGTTTTTCAAATCTAGACACCGGACAGGTGGCCACCATAGATGCCAAAATCTCCTTGGAGCTGATCACAGAAGCAGCTAAAAGAATTGTACCCCATGCGAAGTCCATTCTAGATATAGGTTGCGGAGCCGGAAACTATTCCCTGATGATGCTGCGCAAAGTCCCGAATCTGGACTGCGCTTTAGTAGATCTCAGCGGCAAAATGCTGGAAAAAGCAATGGAACGTGTTTCTGCCGAGACTAGCGGAAATGTTTCCATTTTTCAAAGTGACATTCGGGAAGTGTTACTTCCTACAGCGTCTTTTGATATTATTTTGGCAGGGGCGGTTTTGCATCATTTGAGAGATGATGAGGACTGGGAAAGCACTTTTGCGAAGCTCTATTCCCTACTGAAACCGGGAGGATGTCTGATGATATCTGACCTGATCACGCAGGACACCGATTTGCTCAATGCCTATACCTGGGAGCGTTATGGAGATTACCTGGAAGGGATTGGAGGAAAAGAATATCGTGAGAAAGTTCTGGCTTACGTAGCAAAGGAGGACTCCCCTAGATCGATGAATTATCAATTGGACTTGATGAAAAAAGTCGGCTTCAGCAAGGTAGAAATTCTACATAAAAACATGTGCTTCGGGGCATTTGGAGGAATAAAATGA
- a CDS encoding acyltransferase family protein — MTNPNPIPNRLVSLDVYRGLTMCLLVAEAAWIYEAFLEASGEGSAAHAFFTQFTHHPWHGLRFWDLIQPFFMFIVGVAMPFSLNKRMANSGDRKKVTQHILKRCLLLFLFGTGLHCVYSGKLVFELWNVLTQLSFTILVTFLLIRQSWKVQLGVSLGLLALTEIIYRLYNPEVPYEHGTNFGNYMDQILMGQINNGGWVAINCIPTAAHTIWGAICGNLLLSTKADSAKIKTLILAGILALAIGYGLDLSGITPIVKRIATSSFTFASGGWAILALAFFYWLVDVRKSQSWVFPIIVVGMNSIFIYLFAEILGHRWLFGFVEIFSAGVLSPIGIGAHFIQIITALLTWTAMWYLCYFLYKKKVFFKI, encoded by the coding sequence ATGACAAACCCGAATCCCATACCAAACCGACTAGTTTCCCTGGATGTGTACCGGGGACTGACCATGTGTCTTTTGGTGGCCGAAGCAGCCTGGATTTATGAAGCATTTTTAGAAGCCAGCGGAGAAGGCAGTGCAGCGCATGCTTTTTTCACCCAATTTACCCACCACCCCTGGCATGGCTTGAGGTTTTGGGATTTGATCCAACCCTTTTTCATGTTCATAGTGGGTGTGGCTATGCCATTCTCCCTGAACAAAAGAATGGCAAACTCGGGAGATCGAAAGAAGGTAACACAACATATCTTAAAGCGATGTCTGCTACTATTCCTGTTTGGAACGGGCCTTCACTGTGTGTACTCCGGAAAGTTAGTCTTTGAACTGTGGAATGTTTTAACCCAACTTTCCTTTACCATTCTGGTGACTTTCCTTTTGATCAGACAATCCTGGAAGGTACAGTTAGGCGTCTCGCTAGGTTTACTTGCCTTGACTGAAATCATCTACAGACTTTATAATCCGGAGGTACCTTATGAGCATGGAACGAACTTCGGGAATTACATGGATCAGATCCTGATGGGTCAGATCAATAATGGAGGCTGGGTAGCGATTAATTGTATCCCAACGGCTGCGCACACCATTTGGGGAGCCATTTGCGGAAATTTGCTGCTTTCTACCAAAGCTGATTCTGCCAAAATCAAAACCTTAATCCTAGCCGGAATACTTGCTTTAGCTATTGGATATGGTTTAGATCTGTCGGGAATCACCCCGATCGTCAAGCGCATTGCCACTAGCTCATTCACCTTTGCATCCGGTGGCTGGGCGATTTTAGCGCTTGCGTTTTTCTATTGGTTAGTGGATGTGCGCAAAAGTCAGTCCTGGGTTTTTCCGATAATCGTCGTCGGGATGAATTCCATTTTCATCTATCTCTTTGCAGAAATTCTCGGACATCGCTGGCTCTTCGGTTTTGTGGAGATTTTCAGTGCTGGGGTGCTCAGCCCTATTGGCATTGGAGCGCATTTCATTCAGATCATTACTGCCCTACTGACTTGGACTGCGATGTGGTATTTATGCTATTTCCTTTATAAAAAGAAGGTCTTCTTTAAGATCTGA
- a CDS encoding outer membrane beta-barrel protein: protein MKYLGLILFLIPYTASAQFSKGTVVVGGSMSYSSQTQNITDGDYPASSYLSLSPTIGVFVSPTVSVNVLGQVYSQKNPTINVITNLFETEKSVSQIYGLLVRKYFPLSDKFLLSLNGKAGAGSRIKNEDSDTKTSQLIISISPALTFIPHKNWGIEGGFGQISYEKNSQQNPYYDSDQFKASLGELGLGVNYYFNRKN, encoded by the coding sequence ATGAAATATTTAGGCTTAATCCTCTTCCTGATACCTTACACCGCTTCGGCCCAATTCTCCAAAGGAACTGTAGTAGTAGGCGGGAGCATGTCATATTCCTCACAAACTCAAAATATTACTGACGGAGACTACCCCGCTTCCAGCTACCTGTCCTTAAGTCCCACTATTGGGGTATTTGTTTCTCCTACAGTTTCGGTAAATGTATTGGGACAAGTCTATTCTCAAAAGAATCCAACGATCAATGTAATTACCAATCTTTTTGAAACAGAAAAATCTGTTTCTCAGATTTATGGCTTACTTGTACGTAAATATTTTCCACTTTCTGATAAATTCCTGCTTAGCTTAAACGGTAAAGCAGGTGCTGGAAGCAGAATCAAGAATGAGGATTCAGACACGAAAACAAGTCAACTTATCATAAGTATAAGTCCTGCATTAACTTTTATCCCTCATAAAAACTGGGGAATTGAAGGAGGTTTTGGTCAAATATCCTACGAGAAAAATTCTCAGCAAAACCCATATTACGACTCTGATCAATTTAAAGCCAGCCTTGGGGAGCTAGGCTTGGGAGTCAACTACTATTTCAATAGGAAAAATTAA